TCATTAAGGGCGACACGGTGCTCGTGCGCCGCGGTAAGGAGAAGGGTAAGCGCGGCACGGTCAAGGCCGTGAACCGCATTCTCGGCACCGCGACGGTCGAGGGCATCAACATCGTCAAGCGGCACACGAAGCAAGGCACGAAGTCCGGTAACATGGCGAGCCAGCAAACCGGCGGCATCATCGAGAAAGAATCGCCGATGCCCATTTCGGTGCTGCAATACGTCTGCGAAAAATGCAAAGCGCCGACCCGCGTGCGCCGCACGCGCACGGCCGACGGCAAGGTGCATCGCGTTTGCGCGCGCTGCGACGAACCGGCGCGCGAATCGGCGAAGGGAGCGTAAGTCATGGCCGAGCGTCTAAAAGAGCGCTACGAAGGACAGGTCCGCAAGCAGTTGCAGGACCGCTTCGGCTACAAGAACGTCAATCAAATTCCCAAGCTCGAGAAGGTCGTCGTGAACATGAGCGTCGGTGAGGCGATCGCCAATCCGAAGTCGCTCGATGCGGCGGTCTCCGAACTGGCGGCGATCAGCGGTCAGAAGCCGGTCGTGACGAAGGCGAAGAAATCGATCGCAGCGTTCAAGTTGCGTGAAGGCATGAATATCGGTGCCAAGGTGACGCTCCGCGGCGACCGGATGTACATCTTCCTCGACAAACTCTTCAATGTCGTGCTT
The window above is part of the Candidatus Baltobacteraceae bacterium genome. Proteins encoded here:
- the rplX gene encoding 50S ribosomal protein L24, encoding MAIKTNIIKGDTVLVRRGKEKGKRGTVKAVNRILGTATVEGINIVKRHTKQGTKSGNMASQQTGGIIEKESPMPISVLQYVCEKCKAPTRVRRTRTADGKVHRVCARCDEPARESAKGA
- the rplE gene encoding 50S ribosomal protein L5 encodes the protein MAERLKERYEGQVRKQLQDRFGYKNVNQIPKLEKVVVNMSVGEAIANPKSLDAAVSELAAISGQKPVVTKAKKSIAAFKLREGMNIGAKVTLRGDRMYIFLDKLFNVVLPRIRDFRGLPPKSFDGRGNYNMGLREQLVFPEINFDKVDKARGMDITIVTTAKSDEEASEFLTAMGLPLRKGNA